Proteins encoded by one window of Carassius carassius chromosome 30, fCarCar2.1, whole genome shotgun sequence:
- the LOC132110967 gene encoding group XIIB secretory phospholipase A2-like protein isoform X1, which yields MFLRPLTLLLLCISTGLAATLIQASDDAAAMDSPADGSVLPEALAGETLDVPANGKNQAENILMADAPLEGKPAETQSSTIESEDELDWGFGSIRGSFQAVNGYFDSLLELMGGRDGVCQYRCRYGKAPQPRVGYQMPEPDGCSTSLLGFQVPNSFDMGVPAMTKCCNQLDICYDTCGSNKYRCDTKFRWCLHSICGDLKKSLGLMSKVEACETFADTMYNTVWTLGCRPFMNGQRASCYCEGEEKDEL from the exons ATGTTTCTACGTCCGTTGACACTGCTCCTGCTATGTATCTCCACAGGCTTGGCTGCCACCCTTATCCAGGCTTCTGATGATGCAGCTGCAATGGATTCGCCAGCTGACGGGTCTGTTTTACCTGAAGCTCTGGCTGGTGAAACCCTAGATGTTCCTGCAAATGGGAAGAACCAGGCAGAAAACATTTTGATGGCAGATGCCCCTTTAGAGGGAAAACCTGCAGAGACCCAGAGCTCCACTATAGAATCGGAGGATGAGTTGGACTGGGGTTTCGGTTCTATCAGAGGGAGTTTCCAGGCAGTGAATGGGTATTTTGACTCCTTACTGGAGCTGATGGGAGGTCGGGATGGTGTATGTCAGTACCGCTGTAGATATG gTAAAGCTCCTCAACCTCGTGTTGGCTATCAAATGCCGGAGCCTGATGGTTGTAGCACCTCACTGCTTGGCTTCCAGGTACCTAACAGT TTTGATATGGGTGTCCCGGCCATGACCAAATGTTGTAATCAGCTAGACATTTGCTATGACACCTGTGGCTCTAACAAGTACCGCTGTGACACAAAATTCCGCTGGTGCCTCCATAGCATCTGTGGTGACCTGAAGAAGAGTCTGGGCCTCATGTCAAAAGTCGAAG CCTGTGAGACCTTTGCGGACACAATGTATAACACTGTGTGGACTTTGGGCTGCAGGCCCTTCATGAATGGCCAGAGGGCATCCTGCTATTGTGAAGGAGAAGAGAAGGATGAACTGTGA
- the LOC132110967 gene encoding group XIIB secretory phospholipase A2-like protein isoform X2, translated as MFLRPLTLLLLCISTGLAATLIQASDDAAAMDSPADGSVLPEALAGETLDVPANGKNQAENILMADAPLEGKPAETQSSTIESEDELDWGFGSIRGSFQAVNGYFDSLLELMGGRDGVCQYRCRYGKAPQPRVGYQMPEPDGCSTSLLGFQFDMGVPAMTKCCNQLDICYDTCGSNKYRCDTKFRWCLHSICGDLKKSLGLMSKVEACETFADTMYNTVWTLGCRPFMNGQRASCYCEGEEKDEL; from the exons ATGTTTCTACGTCCGTTGACACTGCTCCTGCTATGTATCTCCACAGGCTTGGCTGCCACCCTTATCCAGGCTTCTGATGATGCAGCTGCAATGGATTCGCCAGCTGACGGGTCTGTTTTACCTGAAGCTCTGGCTGGTGAAACCCTAGATGTTCCTGCAAATGGGAAGAACCAGGCAGAAAACATTTTGATGGCAGATGCCCCTTTAGAGGGAAAACCTGCAGAGACCCAGAGCTCCACTATAGAATCGGAGGATGAGTTGGACTGGGGTTTCGGTTCTATCAGAGGGAGTTTCCAGGCAGTGAATGGGTATTTTGACTCCTTACTGGAGCTGATGGGAGGTCGGGATGGTGTATGTCAGTACCGCTGTAGATATG gTAAAGCTCCTCAACCTCGTGTTGGCTATCAAATGCCGGAGCCTGATGGTTGTAGCACCTCACTGCTTGGCTTCCAG TTTGATATGGGTGTCCCGGCCATGACCAAATGTTGTAATCAGCTAGACATTTGCTATGACACCTGTGGCTCTAACAAGTACCGCTGTGACACAAAATTCCGCTGGTGCCTCCATAGCATCTGTGGTGACCTGAAGAAGAGTCTGGGCCTCATGTCAAAAGTCGAAG CCTGTGAGACCTTTGCGGACACAATGTATAACACTGTGTGGACTTTGGGCTGCAGGCCCTTCATGAATGGCCAGAGGGCATCCTGCTATTGTGAAGGAGAAGAGAAGGATGAACTGTGA